The following are from one region of the Sandaracinus amylolyticus genome:
- a CDS encoding sterol desaturase family protein, which produces MNDWIGARSYGELLIACFALCASLTAIGLVSGYAAERAAWKRGRKVFDVPLKRGQLRHEMIGTALFHVLFVPVFAGVLASGAMRFSSGWAAEIAGFFVPWYTFQLGYYAMHRAMHSKALFWMHRWHHESLVTTPMTGLSMHPAEAIGWIVMMLVPPVVLSHFGLLGAGGWFVFLSLHWSGNIAGHANAEMFPTRSTRWTTLLWSNPISYHSLHHARFDGHYGFVAATMDVLFGTEFPDWLAVHQRVFGGTPMKALKEKLAPKD; this is translated from the coding sequence GTGAACGACTGGATCGGGGCGCGATCGTACGGGGAGCTGCTCATCGCGTGCTTCGCGCTGTGCGCGTCGCTGACCGCGATCGGTCTCGTCAGCGGCTACGCCGCGGAGCGCGCGGCGTGGAAGCGCGGGCGCAAGGTCTTCGACGTGCCGCTCAAGCGCGGTCAGCTGCGCCACGAGATGATCGGCACCGCGCTGTTCCACGTGCTCTTCGTGCCGGTCTTCGCGGGTGTGCTCGCGAGCGGCGCGATGCGCTTCTCGAGCGGCTGGGCCGCGGAGATCGCGGGCTTCTTCGTGCCCTGGTACACGTTCCAGCTCGGCTACTACGCGATGCACCGCGCCATGCACAGCAAGGCGCTCTTCTGGATGCACCGCTGGCACCACGAGTCGCTCGTGACGACGCCGATGACGGGGCTCTCGATGCATCCTGCCGAGGCGATCGGCTGGATCGTGATGATGCTCGTGCCGCCGGTCGTGCTCTCGCACTTCGGTCTGCTCGGTGCCGGTGGATGGTTCGTCTTCTTGAGCCTCCACTGGTCGGGCAACATCGCGGGCCACGCGAACGCCGAGATGTTCCCGACGCGCAGCACGCGATGGACGACGCTGCTCTGGTCGAACCCGATCTCGTACCACTCGCTCCACCACGCGCGCTTCGACGGCCACTACGGCTTCGTCGCGGCGACGATGGACGTGCTCTTCGGCACCGAGTTCCCCGACTGGCTCGCGGTGCACCAGCGCGTCTTCGGCGGCACCCCGATGAAGGCGCTCAAAGAGAAGCTGGCGCCGAAGGACTGA
- the folD gene encoding bifunctional methylenetetrahydrofolate dehydrogenase/methenyltetrahydrofolate cyclohydrolase FolD: MTAKIIDGKAIAAEVKAEVAERVKAFVEKHGRAPGLDVVLVGDDPASQVYVGSKEKQAGTVGIRGAVHRMPSDTTQEALEAKVRELNAAPDVDGILVQLPLPKHLDSQRVIDVLEPGKDVDGLTPISTGLLWSDRPGLRPCTPWGCMRLLQHTGIELEGARAVVIGRSALVGKPIAAMLLAKNATVTLAHSRTKDLAARVREADVVIAAVGKAELVRGDWIKDGAVVIDVGINRSASGKLIGDVEYAGAAERASWITPVPGGVGPMTIAMLLSNTVDAAERRASW; the protein is encoded by the coding sequence GTGACGGCGAAGATCATCGACGGCAAGGCGATCGCGGCGGAGGTGAAGGCCGAGGTCGCGGAGCGCGTGAAGGCGTTCGTCGAGAAGCACGGGCGCGCGCCCGGGCTCGACGTGGTGCTCGTGGGTGACGACCCCGCGAGCCAGGTCTACGTCGGCAGCAAGGAGAAGCAGGCGGGCACCGTCGGCATCCGCGGTGCGGTGCATCGCATGCCGAGCGACACGACCCAGGAGGCGCTCGAGGCGAAGGTGCGCGAGCTGAACGCCGCGCCCGACGTCGACGGGATCCTCGTGCAGCTGCCGCTGCCGAAGCACCTCGACTCGCAGCGTGTGATCGACGTGCTCGAGCCGGGCAAGGACGTCGACGGGCTCACGCCGATCAGCACCGGCTTGTTGTGGAGCGACCGTCCGGGCCTGCGTCCGTGCACGCCGTGGGGATGCATGCGCCTGCTGCAGCACACCGGCATCGAGCTCGAGGGCGCGCGTGCGGTGGTGATCGGGCGCAGCGCGCTGGTGGGCAAGCCGATCGCGGCGATGCTGCTCGCGAAGAACGCGACGGTGACGCTCGCGCACTCGCGCACGAAGGATCTCGCGGCGCGGGTGCGCGAGGCCGACGTCGTGATCGCGGCCGTGGGCAAGGCCGAGCTGGTGCGCGGCGACTGGATCAAGGACGGCGCGGTCGTGATCGACGTCGGCATCAACCGCAGCGCGAGCGGGAAGCTGATCGGCGACGTCGAGTACGCGGGCGCGGCGGAGCGCGCGTCGTGGATCACGCCGGTGCCCGGCGGCGTCGGGCCGATGACCATCGCGATGTTGCTCTCGAACACGGTCGACGCCGCGGAGCGACGCGCGTCGTGGTGA
- a CDS encoding ParB/RepB/Spo0J family partition protein — translation MSPADPKQGKRLGRGLDGLLGPAPATSSSPGTTKAAPPAPRDPVSAAIEDVHPNRAQPRTRFDEGKLDELAQSIRELGVLEPILVRKRPQVAGEPAGGFEIIAGERRWRAAQRAGLREVPIVVRELSTQTAFEAAIVENLQREDLNAVETARALQRLIDEHGHTQETIAQKVGKDRTTIANSLRLLKLPQNVLERLENAELSEGHGRALLGAPSAAQMSKLAKLAVEKGWSVRETERQVRAIARASEPAKDGEETAKTSSANVRDLENRLSKSLGARVTLSDRKGEGHIEINYSSYDELDRLLAKLL, via the coding sequence ATGAGCCCCGCCGATCCCAAGCAGGGAAAGCGGCTCGGCCGCGGTCTCGATGGTCTGCTCGGGCCCGCGCCCGCGACCTCGTCGTCGCCGGGCACCACGAAGGCCGCGCCGCCCGCGCCGCGTGATCCGGTCAGCGCGGCGATCGAGGACGTGCACCCGAACCGCGCGCAGCCGCGCACGCGCTTCGACGAAGGCAAGCTCGACGAGCTCGCGCAGTCGATCCGCGAGCTCGGCGTGCTCGAGCCGATCCTGGTGCGCAAGCGTCCGCAGGTCGCGGGCGAGCCCGCGGGCGGCTTCGAGATCATCGCGGGTGAGCGCCGCTGGCGCGCGGCGCAGCGCGCCGGGCTGCGCGAGGTGCCGATCGTCGTGCGCGAGCTCTCGACGCAGACCGCGTTCGAGGCGGCGATCGTCGAGAACCTGCAGCGCGAGGACCTCAACGCGGTCGAGACCGCGCGCGCGCTGCAGCGCCTCATCGACGAGCACGGGCACACGCAGGAGACGATCGCGCAGAAGGTCGGCAAGGACCGGACGACGATCGCGAACTCGCTGCGCCTCCTGAAGCTCCCGCAGAACGTGCTCGAGCGGCTCGAGAACGCCGAGCTCAGCGAGGGCCACGGGCGCGCGCTGCTGGGCGCGCCGAGCGCAGCGCAGATGTCCAAGCTCGCGAAGCTCGCCGTCGAGAAGGGCTGGAGCGTCCGCGAGACCGAGCGTCAGGTGCGCGCGATCGCGCGCGCGAGCGAGCCCGCGAAGGACGGCGAGGAGACGGCGAAGACGAGCAGCGCGAACGTGCGCGACCTCGAGAACCGTCTGAGCAAGAGCCTCGGCGCGCGGGTCACGCTCTCGGATCGCAAGGGCGAGGGGCACATCGAGATCAACTACTCGAGCTACGACGAGCTCGACCGGTTGCTCGCGAAGCTCCTCTGA
- a CDS encoding serine/threonine-protein kinase — translation MSAGAGDPIVGRVLSGTYRIEARLGAGGMGAVYAARHVRTGKAYAVKVLLPEIAARTSALDRFRREAHALAALGHAHIVAIHDFDQTPEGIAFLVMDRLEGEDLAARLRRGPLAHDVALSIADQIASGLEAAHGIGLVHRDLKPANVFLAHVPGAGERAVLLDFGLAKSLAEDPVGAITSTGVVMGTPHYMSPEQAQGAALDARTDLWSLGVILHEMLSGRPPFEGATMASLFVQILTHPTPSLRARGVVVGDALESLLQRALAKSPSERFPDATTFRRALHAIGSGAHVMVPPTMGATPATRATPAGITPMGNAFATTGTGREPSSARASSRAMWIVLAALLALGVVGVGATIAVAVIATSMRASETRPSETLASTPPPPPPVIDAGVIAAADAGTVAEPDSGAPVEVATRRTRARRAAREEPVRDEPASSGSPVPPGFDTSAPGAAERVAARPFISSGDWAGCVRALRGAPPTREVLWDRASCAFQARDRAELERTCATLEQRFAGSPQARGCQGLISAMAYQ, via the coding sequence GTGAGCGCGGGCGCCGGCGATCCGATCGTGGGGCGCGTGCTCTCGGGGACGTACCGCATCGAGGCACGGCTCGGCGCGGGCGGCATGGGCGCGGTGTACGCGGCGCGTCACGTCCGCACCGGCAAGGCCTACGCGGTGAAGGTGCTTCTGCCGGAGATCGCGGCGCGCACCAGCGCGCTCGATCGGTTCCGTCGCGAGGCGCACGCGCTCGCCGCGCTCGGGCACGCGCACATCGTCGCGATCCACGACTTCGATCAGACGCCCGAGGGCATCGCGTTCCTCGTGATGGATCGGCTCGAGGGCGAGGATCTCGCGGCGCGCTTGCGTCGCGGCCCGCTCGCCCACGACGTCGCGCTCTCGATCGCGGATCAGATCGCCTCCGGGCTCGAGGCAGCGCACGGGATCGGGCTCGTGCATCGCGATCTGAAGCCCGCGAACGTGTTCCTCGCGCACGTTCCCGGCGCGGGCGAGCGCGCGGTGTTGCTCGACTTCGGGCTCGCGAAGAGCCTCGCCGAGGATCCGGTGGGCGCGATCACGTCGACCGGCGTGGTGATGGGAACGCCTCACTACATGTCGCCCGAGCAGGCGCAGGGCGCAGCGCTCGACGCGCGCACGGACCTCTGGTCGCTCGGGGTGATCCTCCACGAGATGTTGAGCGGTCGCCCGCCCTTCGAGGGCGCGACGATGGCCTCGCTCTTCGTGCAGATCCTCACGCATCCGACGCCCTCGCTGCGGGCGCGGGGCGTGGTCGTGGGCGACGCGCTCGAGTCGCTGCTGCAGCGCGCGCTCGCGAAGAGCCCGAGCGAGCGTTTCCCCGACGCGACGACCTTCCGGCGCGCGCTGCACGCGATCGGGAGCGGCGCGCACGTGATGGTGCCGCCGACGATGGGCGCGACCCCCGCGACGCGCGCGACCCCCGCGGGCATCACGCCGATGGGCAATGCGTTCGCGACGACGGGCACCGGGCGCGAGCCGAGCAGCGCGCGGGCGAGCTCTCGCGCGATGTGGATCGTGCTCGCCGCGTTGTTGGCGCTCGGCGTCGTCGGAGTCGGTGCGACGATCGCGGTCGCGGTGATCGCGACGTCGATGCGCGCGAGCGAGACGAGACCGAGCGAGACGCTCGCGAGCACGCCGCCTCCGCCGCCACCGGTGATCGACGCCGGCGTGATCGCAGCGGCCGACGCGGGAACGGTCGCCGAGCCCGATTCCGGCGCACCGGTCGAGGTCGCGACGAGACGCACGCGGGCTCGACGGGCCGCGCGCGAGGAGCCGGTGCGCGACGAGCCCGCGTCGAGCGGCAGTCCCGTACCGCCGGGGTTCGACACCAGCGCGCCCGGCGCGGCAGAGCGCGTCGCGGCGCGCCCGTTCATCTCGAGCGGCGACTGGGCCGGCTGCGTGCGTGCGCTCCGAGGTGCACCGCCGACGCGCGAGGTGCTCTGGGATCGCGCGAGCTGCGCGTTCCAAGCGCGCGATCGCGCGGAGCTGGAGCGCACGTGCGCGACCCTCGAGCAGCGCTTCGCGGGATCGCCTCAAGCGCGCGGCTGTCAGGGCCTGATCAGCGCGATGGCGTATCAGTGA
- a CDS encoding ParA family protein, whose amino-acid sequence MAEVLAIANQKGGVGKTTTAVNLAASLAVAEQRVLLVDMDAQANATSGLGHAPSSIERGTYEVLIGEASLRDVLLETAELPTLKIAPTTPDLAAIETELADVEDRVTRLREAIATVRDDFDFILVDCPPSLGLLTLNALVAADAVLVPMQCEYYALEGLSRLSGTIERVKSVLNERLHVNGVLLTMYDPRSNLAREVADEVRKHFRVFETVIPRNVRLAEAPSHGKPVILYDAGSRGSHGYLSLARELLGASSEAA is encoded by the coding sequence ATGGCCGAGGTCCTCGCGATCGCGAACCAGAAAGGCGGCGTCGGTAAGACGACCACCGCCGTCAACCTCGCCGCGAGCCTCGCCGTCGCCGAGCAGCGCGTGCTGCTCGTCGACATGGACGCGCAGGCCAACGCGACGAGCGGCCTCGGTCACGCGCCATCGTCGATCGAGCGCGGCACCTACGAGGTGCTGATCGGCGAAGCGTCGCTGCGCGACGTGCTGCTCGAGACCGCCGAGCTGCCCACGCTGAAGATCGCGCCGACCACGCCGGATCTCGCGGCGATCGAGACCGAGCTCGCCGACGTCGAGGATCGCGTGACGCGTCTTCGCGAAGCGATCGCGACGGTGCGCGACGACTTCGACTTCATTCTCGTCGACTGCCCGCCTTCGCTCGGTCTGCTCACGCTCAACGCGCTCGTCGCGGCGGACGCGGTGCTCGTGCCGATGCAGTGCGAGTACTACGCGCTCGAAGGGCTCTCGCGCCTGAGCGGCACGATCGAGCGCGTGAAGAGCGTGCTCAACGAGCGGCTCCACGTGAACGGCGTGCTCCTCACGATGTACGACCCGCGCTCGAACCTCGCGCGCGAGGTCGCGGACGAGGTGCGCAAGCACTTCCGCGTGTTCGAGACGGTGATCCCGCGCAACGTGCGGCTCGCGGAGGCGCCCTCGCACGGCAAGCCCGTCATCCTCTACGACGCGGGCTCGCGCGGCTCGCACGGCTATCTGAGCCTCGCGCGCGAGCTGCTCGGCGCATCGTCCGAGGCGGCATGA